From the genome of Candidatus Electrothrix communis, one region includes:
- a CDS encoding helical backbone metal receptor yields the protein MYTTSFFLIITLLSCALPLTGLAQEQENHFPQRIVSLGPINTENVYLLGAEDRLVGNTSYCVRPEAAQDKKKIGSVMQFSLEKILSLRPDLILATGLTSPVQLKKFRDLGLRVEQFPQSASFAEICTQFRQLGKLLGMEERAEQVVREAEKKVKAVAVATAQLPRPKVFLQIGSRPLFGAAPDSFTHDFIALSGAVNVIGDQQHGTASYEKVLVKNPDVIIIAMMGSETGIAQEEKKKWQGFPIAAVQNDQVHVVSPDLACSPSPATFAETLSTMAALIHPELTSAK from the coding sequence ATGTATACAACCTCCTTTTTCCTTATCATAACTCTGCTCTCCTGCGCCTTGCCCCTGACCGGGTTGGCCCAAGAGCAAGAGAACCATTTCCCCCAGCGGATCGTCTCCCTCGGGCCGATCAATACCGAAAATGTTTACCTGCTCGGGGCGGAAGACCGCCTGGTCGGCAACACCAGCTATTGCGTCCGTCCTGAAGCGGCTCAAGACAAGAAAAAGATCGGCTCGGTCATGCAGTTCTCCCTTGAAAAAATCCTCAGCCTACGCCCGGATCTCATCTTGGCAACCGGTCTGACTTCACCAGTTCAGCTGAAAAAATTCCGCGATCTCGGCCTGCGGGTGGAACAATTTCCGCAGTCTGCCTCCTTTGCCGAAATCTGCACCCAATTCCGTCAACTCGGCAAGCTTCTCGGCATGGAGGAACGGGCCGAACAGGTTGTGCGGGAGGCTGAAAAAAAAGTGAAAGCCGTGGCCGTGGCTACGGCGCAACTCCCCCGGCCTAAGGTTTTTTTACAGATCGGCTCCCGACCGCTTTTTGGGGCAGCACCAGACTCCTTCACCCATGACTTTATCGCCCTGAGCGGCGCTGTCAACGTCATCGGAGATCAGCAGCACGGCACAGCCAGCTACGAAAAAGTGCTGGTCAAAAATCCTGACGTCATCATCATCGCCATGATGGGCAGTGAAACCGGCATTGCTCAGGAGGAAAAAAAGAAGTGGCAGGGCTTTCCCATAGCGGCTGTCCAGAATGATCAGGTGCATGTGGTCAGCCCGGACCTGGCGTGCAGCCCTTCCCCGGCCACCTTTGCAGAGACCCTCTCCACCATGGCCGCTCTTATTCATCCTGAACTGACTTCGGCAAAATGA
- a CDS encoding radical SAM protein: MRKLAFGYSTRCNIKCEHCVAAEDIPDCRKMDHNKAKGIIAEMAQAGVRGISFSAGEPFLYFNEIAELVKLCKQFGIYTRIVTNCYWAKTAKDSERLVSELKENGLCQLRLSYSRWHQKNVDRNNVLNAAHSCQKNGLDYFISFITDFSIEDDPYEQFLRDQDLKFFPEPVIYAGRAASFKRRNILTDYQENCCEMNPYLTPDLDMYACCDAGSHFSETNFFYLGNLTDNSIEQLFTQTETEQLYSFIRTKGITNIASFTGMKARDIITYSKCELCRKLFNSPETLTRLRAEVSQLAAWSR, translated from the coding sequence ATGCGTAAATTAGCTTTTGGATACTCAACCAGATGTAATATCAAGTGCGAGCACTGCGTGGCTGCGGAGGATATCCCTGATTGCAGGAAAATGGATCATAATAAGGCAAAAGGAATAATTGCCGAAATGGCCCAAGCAGGTGTTCGTGGAATAAGTTTTTCAGCTGGTGAACCGTTTCTGTATTTCAATGAAATTGCAGAGCTTGTAAAACTGTGCAAACAATTCGGAATATATACGAGAATTGTTACCAATTGTTATTGGGCAAAGACAGCAAAGGATTCTGAACGTCTTGTTTCAGAATTGAAAGAAAATGGGCTTTGCCAATTAAGATTAAGTTACTCAAGGTGGCACCAGAAAAATGTAGATCGGAACAATGTGTTGAATGCAGCACACAGTTGCCAGAAGAACGGGTTAGATTATTTTATTTCATTTATCACCGATTTTTCCATAGAGGATGATCCATATGAACAGTTTTTGCGGGATCAGGACCTCAAATTTTTCCCAGAACCTGTCATATATGCAGGTCGCGCCGCTTCTTTTAAACGCAGAAATATTCTGACCGATTATCAGGAAAACTGCTGCGAGATGAACCCCTATCTTACTCCAGATCTTGATATGTACGCCTGTTGCGATGCAGGGAGCCATTTTTCGGAGACAAATTTTTTCTACCTTGGGAACCTGACCGACAATTCAATAGAACAGCTTTTTACTCAAACTGAAACGGAGCAGTTGTACAGCTTCATCAGAACCAAGGGGATAACAAATATTGCATCATTTACCGGTATGAAGGCCCGCGATATAATAACCTATAGTAAATGCGAGCTGTGTCGAAAACTGTTCAACTCCCCTGAAACCTTAACACGGTTACGGGCTGAAGTTTCGCAGCTGGCAGCCTGGAGCCGATAG
- a CDS encoding type II toxin-antitoxin system VapC family toxin, producing the protein MILLDTNILSEPMRPSPSERVISWLDQQVVTDLFICAVTKAEIELGIALLPEGRRKQSLFSAAQEIFSKFSKHCLAFGATEASIYAGIIADARKKGKTMTVEDGLIAAVAVSNGFSLATRNIKDFNGIAELPLINPFEG; encoded by the coding sequence ATGATCCTTCTTGATACCAATATCCTGTCGGAACCGATGCGCCCGTCTCCGAGTGAGCGGGTTATCTCCTGGCTGGATCAGCAGGTCGTCACCGATCTCTTCATCTGCGCTGTCACTAAGGCGGAGATCGAACTCGGTATCGCATTATTACCGGAAGGCAGGAGAAAACAGTCTTTGTTTTCCGCAGCCCAAGAAATATTCAGCAAATTTTCCAAGCATTGCTTGGCGTTCGGGGCGACCGAAGCCTCTATCTATGCCGGAATTATAGCCGATGCCCGTAAAAAAGGAAAAACAATGACCGTGGAAGACGGCCTAATCGCTGCTGTCGCCGTATCCAACGGCTTCAGTTTGGCAACCCGGAATATCAAAGACTTTAACGGCATTGCAGAATTACCGTTAATCAATCCCTTTGAAGGGTAA
- a CDS encoding OFA family MFS transporter, producing MSEKISNVSSSPSTVKNKGWIVVFAGLGINLALGVLYTWSVVSKGIPDVWGWSEAAKSLPYSVACLVFSLVMVPAGSMQDRIGPRTVASIGGLLVGIGLLTASQTTTTLGFIFGFGILAGAGIGFGYASATPPAVKWFPAARTGLIAGIVVSGFGLASVYVAPLVKTLIQAYSLSTTLMILGVGFLIIVVGLAQFLQPPPMGYIPAGTPPMPANKSTAKMEYHPKEMLITWQFYALWFMYACGAGAGLMIISKLAKIAEIQSGVSLGFVLVAILAVGNGGGRIVAGILSDKIGRKTTLFSCFVLQAVIILLLSQAGAGNILGSSLVLGILSALVGANYGANLALFPSITKDYYGIRNFGVNYGLVFTAWGLGGFTLSLLAGQVYDKTQTFTFAYYCSAALLVAAALMALCLKPVQQKL from the coding sequence ATGTCTGAAAAAATATCCAACGTATCCTCATCGCCAAGTACCGTAAAAAACAAAGGCTGGATAGTTGTCTTTGCCGGTCTTGGCATCAATCTTGCTCTCGGTGTACTGTACACATGGAGCGTGGTGAGTAAAGGAATTCCAGATGTATGGGGATGGTCAGAGGCAGCCAAATCTCTCCCATACTCAGTCGCCTGTCTGGTCTTCTCGCTGGTTATGGTGCCAGCAGGAAGCATGCAGGATCGAATCGGTCCTCGAACAGTAGCGAGCATTGGTGGTTTGCTGGTGGGCATTGGCCTGCTGACAGCCAGCCAGACAACAACCACCCTTGGTTTTATCTTCGGCTTTGGAATCCTGGCTGGAGCCGGTATTGGCTTTGGTTATGCCTCAGCTACACCGCCTGCCGTCAAGTGGTTTCCTGCGGCTCGAACTGGCCTGATCGCTGGCATTGTCGTTTCTGGATTTGGACTGGCAAGTGTTTATGTAGCGCCACTGGTTAAAACATTAATTCAAGCCTACAGCCTCTCTACAACTCTGATGATTTTGGGTGTCGGCTTTCTTATTATTGTTGTAGGGCTGGCCCAGTTTCTTCAGCCTCCCCCAATGGGTTATATACCTGCTGGAACCCCACCTATGCCAGCTAACAAGAGTACTGCCAAGATGGAGTATCACCCCAAGGAAATGCTTATAACCTGGCAATTTTACGCCCTCTGGTTCATGTATGCCTGCGGAGCAGGGGCTGGGTTGATGATTATTTCTAAGCTCGCAAAAATAGCAGAGATTCAATCCGGTGTAAGCCTAGGCTTTGTTCTTGTCGCCATTCTGGCTGTTGGCAATGGTGGTGGCAGGATAGTCGCTGGCATACTCTCTGATAAGATTGGTCGGAAAACGACGCTCTTCAGCTGTTTCGTCCTGCAAGCGGTGATAATCCTCCTCCTGTCACAGGCCGGAGCTGGTAATATTCTCGGGTCAAGCCTTGTTCTTGGAATACTGTCCGCCTTGGTCGGGGCAAACTACGGCGCTAACCTTGCTCTGTTTCCGTCGATCACCAAGGATTACTATGGCATTCGGAACTTTGGTGTAAATTATGGACTGGTCTTCACAGCTTGGGGCCTGGGTGGCTTTACGCTGTCACTGCTTGCCGGGCAAGTCTATGATAAAACGCAGACATTTACCTTTGCGTATTACTGTTCAGCTGCTCTTCTTGTCGCAGCTGCACTGATGGCTCTGTGTCTCAAACCGGTACAGCAGAAGTTGTAA
- a CDS encoding translation initiation factor Sui1: MKSKQNKGIVYSTERGRTCPKCENAIKECICGKEYLRPPSDSIVRIGRETKGRKGSGVCIITGVPLDEKDLKKLAKQLKQKCGTGGTVKLGTIEIQGDHRDILQQELLELGYTVKLSGG; the protein is encoded by the coding sequence ATGAAATCAAAACAAAATAAGGGTATTGTATATTCCACAGAGCGCGGGAGGACCTGTCCAAAATGCGAAAATGCCATCAAAGAATGTATTTGTGGTAAGGAATACCTGAGACCTCCCAGTGACAGTATTGTGCGAATAGGTCGAGAAACCAAAGGCCGTAAAGGATCAGGGGTATGCATTATAACTGGAGTACCTCTTGATGAAAAAGATCTTAAAAAACTAGCTAAGCAACTCAAACAAAAATGTGGCACGGGCGGTACTGTAAAATTAGGTACTATTGAGATACAAGGTGATCATCGAGATATTCTTCAGCAAGAACTGTTAGAACTGGGCTATACAGTAAAATTATCAGGCGGATAG
- a CDS encoding DUF4198 domain-containing protein, translated as MRKIIAATVLSIGLSSLFSSLALAHYPWINADNYSPHTGETPKLTVGWGHRYPLGSFLRMEDVENMSLRNPAGQEIPLQIIDAAEFKPGEALATAGIYTVTALRKSGFYTKTTEGGKRQSKESLKNVIKCSRSHMASKALLAVGDAAVDMDINPVGHPLEIIPRVNPAALRAGDFLPVQLLLHGKPYQSKIFATYMGFSTEKDVFAYTAKTDKKGMGKIRILQPGIWLIKAEYEEPYPDQKVCDVVSFSATLTLEIK; from the coding sequence ATGCGTAAAATTATTGCAGCAACGGTGCTGTCCATCGGCCTGAGCAGCCTCTTTTCTTCCCTGGCTCTGGCCCATTATCCCTGGATTAATGCCGATAACTACAGCCCCCATACCGGAGAAACTCCTAAACTGACCGTCGGCTGGGGCCACCGTTATCCCTTGGGCAGCTTCCTCCGCATGGAAGATGTGGAAAACATGTCCCTGCGTAACCCTGCTGGACAGGAAATCCCGCTTCAGATTATTGATGCGGCGGAATTCAAGCCCGGAGAGGCCCTGGCAACAGCTGGTATTTACACAGTTACAGCCCTCCGAAAGAGCGGCTTTTACACCAAGACCACAGAGGGCGGCAAACGGCAATCCAAGGAAAGTCTGAAAAACGTTATTAAATGCTCCCGCTCCCACATGGCCTCGAAAGCCCTGCTGGCGGTTGGGGATGCAGCAGTGGATATGGATATCAATCCTGTGGGCCATCCCCTGGAGATCATCCCTAGGGTGAATCCTGCTGCATTGCGAGCAGGAGACTTTCTCCCGGTGCAGCTCCTCTTGCACGGCAAACCCTACCAGAGTAAGATTTTTGCCACCTATATGGGTTTCTCGACAGAAAAAGATGTCTTTGCCTATACTGCCAAGACCGACAAAAAAGGGATGGGCAAGATTCGCATCCTCCAGCCCGGTATCTGGTTGATCAAGGCGGAATACGAGGAACCCTATCCAGACCAGAAAGTCTGTGATGTGGTGTCGTTTTCAGCGACGCTGACTTTAGAGATAAAATAA
- a CDS encoding DUF6399 domain-containing protein — MASKVKQVEEARAQDQKATQDLDNYRGTIRKISKTVHPFKLDDNKPQDSANVAKELREQAKNIETLACKQGINDNTGVMKKFKNQIKELVPSIDFWWLYVFTNLIGLGKRSKELLDWAMYHLLPTVYWYNQARKTKNPTLRKEYEKVWEKALVVFQAHALTGTFSEDEIFFWQNWAEEMVGKFHRASSAVEGRNGFLSQIHHNNRGLNSNRLKSLTVMHNYFTKRSDGSTAAQRLFGEKPPDLFEWLLHQVGELPLPRKPRKHVKSNPLNLLSVPA, encoded by the coding sequence GTGGCCTCCAAAGTGAAGCAGGTCGAAGAAGCACGGGCTCAAGACCAAAAAGCCACGCAAGATCTGGATAACTACCGTGGAACAATAAGGAAAATATCAAAAACGGTGCATCCGTTCAAACTGGACGACAATAAACCGCAAGATTCTGCAAACGTTGCAAAAGAGCTGCGAGAGCAAGCCAAGAATATTGAAACGCTGGCCTGCAAACAAGGTATTAACGACAATACCGGCGTTATGAAGAAATTTAAGAATCAAATAAAAGAATTGGTCCCATCAATTGATTTTTGGTGGTTGTATGTGTTCACTAACCTGATAGGGCTGGGAAAGAGGAGCAAGGAACTGCTGGATTGGGCAATGTACCATCTTTTGCCTACGGTGTATTGGTACAATCAGGCAAGAAAAACTAAGAACCCAACCCTTCGAAAAGAATATGAAAAAGTATGGGAAAAAGCTTTGGTCGTCTTTCAGGCGCATGCCTTGACTGGAACATTTAGCGAGGATGAGATTTTCTTTTGGCAAAATTGGGCCGAGGAAATGGTGGGAAAATTTCATCGAGCTTCCTCTGCTGTCGAAGGACGTAACGGATTCTTGTCACAAATTCATCATAATAATAGAGGATTGAATTCAAATCGTCTCAAATCGCTTACCGTTATGCATAATTATTTCACAAAACGCTCAGATGGCAGTACAGCAGCGCAACGATTGTTTGGTGAAAAGCCACCGGACTTATTTGAATGGTTGCTGCACCAAGTGGGCGAGTTGCCCCTGCCTCGTAAGCCGAGAAAACATGTCAAGAGTAACCCTTTGAATTTACTTTCTGTCCCGGCTTAA
- a CDS encoding TonB-dependent receptor yields MRKCYSVSVCLLLTLCTGQTGFAADSAADSPGDSGDGQAVMMDEVVVTAARTSESKKEVSANVTVIDREEIEQSGASNVGDLLTEKAIGHLHKYPGGLTSIGIRGFRTDSHGNDLQGHVLILLDGRRAGTGNVAKLLTGNVERIEIVRGAGAVQYGSAGMGGVVNVITRKAERTTAFVEAGSGSFGAYATSVGGTLKEGKLDFAGSYSRSSRDAYETGSGDEFGNTGFDAASGVSANLGWSFSDKNRLGLVFTGSQLDNYGSPGYFSANDLDDSTDKENYSVDLNYTGATSSDRWQWMTRWFFGRDENSWLDPTASDPSGWDNGIASSNTTDQQGAQAQLTGTFGQTRLTGGIDWLDYEVENTWTPNTTSYTNPAVFLLGKTTFPEQRLTVDIGLRYDWYEVEVVEPAGRNTDTDHFTPKIGLSWLVTEQLKLRAQYAQGFMIPSADQLAADFDRFGTRTVGNPNLDPETSSTYEGGLDYSRNSFRMGLTYFHTDFEDKIITDYQADGSKTWKNLGDATISGVEGEFSYDLGMRMDWPWEMRPYFNMTLLTQYEDESTDENLQDVNGANISAGLMVSNGDGISCRLNVAYAGTQDVEDWESGASPTPVVELDASTVTDLTASWRFYEAERLGSFTLRGEINNLLDEDYAYVKGYPMPGRGFFATLRWDY; encoded by the coding sequence ATGAGAAAGTGTTATTCCGTTTCAGTCTGCCTGCTGCTGACCCTGTGTACAGGACAAACAGGTTTTGCCGCAGATTCCGCCGCAGATTCTCCTGGGGATTCGGGAGATGGACAGGCGGTCATGATGGACGAAGTAGTGGTCACCGCCGCCCGCACATCGGAGAGTAAAAAAGAGGTCAGCGCCAATGTCACGGTCATTGACCGGGAAGAAATTGAACAATCCGGGGCTAGCAATGTGGGTGATCTGCTGACCGAGAAAGCCATCGGTCATCTGCATAAATATCCCGGCGGGCTGACCTCCATCGGGATTCGTGGTTTTCGCACAGATTCGCACGGCAATGATCTTCAGGGCCATGTCCTGATCCTGCTGGACGGTCGCCGGGCCGGGACCGGCAATGTAGCCAAGCTGCTCACCGGGAATGTGGAGCGAATCGAAATCGTTCGCGGGGCTGGAGCCGTGCAGTACGGTTCAGCCGGAATGGGCGGGGTGGTCAATGTTATCACCCGCAAGGCGGAACGCACGACTGCCTTTGTTGAAGCGGGCAGCGGGTCTTTCGGGGCCTATGCAACCAGCGTGGGCGGCACCCTGAAGGAGGGCAAGCTTGATTTCGCAGGTTCCTACAGCCGATCCTCCCGAGATGCCTATGAAACCGGGAGCGGTGACGAGTTCGGCAACACCGGTTTTGATGCCGCATCCGGCGTCAGTGCAAATCTGGGCTGGTCGTTTTCTGACAAGAACCGCCTCGGTCTGGTCTTCACCGGCTCCCAACTGGACAACTACGGCAGCCCCGGCTATTTCAGCGCCAATGATCTGGATGACAGCACAGACAAGGAAAACTATTCCGTTGATCTCAACTATACAGGCGCAACCAGCTCGGATCGCTGGCAATGGATGACCCGCTGGTTCTTTGGCAGGGATGAGAATTCCTGGCTGGATCCCACCGCTTCCGACCCGAGCGGCTGGGATAACGGCATTGCCTCCTCCAACACAACCGATCAGCAGGGTGCCCAGGCCCAGCTCACCGGCACCTTCGGACAGACCCGACTCACCGGCGGTATTGACTGGCTTGATTACGAGGTGGAAAATACCTGGACCCCCAATACAACCAGCTATACCAATCCCGCAGTCTTTCTCCTCGGTAAAACAACCTTTCCTGAGCAACGCCTGACCGTTGATATCGGTCTGCGCTATGATTGGTACGAGGTCGAGGTTGTGGAACCGGCAGGTCGAAACACCGATACGGATCATTTCACCCCCAAAATCGGCCTCTCCTGGCTGGTCACGGAACAGCTCAAGCTGCGGGCCCAGTATGCCCAAGGCTTTATGATCCCCTCGGCGGATCAGTTAGCTGCGGATTTTGACCGCTTCGGCACCCGCACTGTGGGTAATCCTAATCTTGATCCGGAAACAAGCTCTACCTATGAGGGCGGACTGGACTACAGCCGCAACAGCTTCAGGATGGGACTTACCTATTTTCATACGGATTTCGAGGACAAAATCATTACTGATTATCAGGCGGACGGGTCCAAGACCTGGAAAAATCTCGGTGATGCCACAATTTCCGGTGTTGAGGGTGAGTTCTCTTATGATCTGGGCATGCGCATGGACTGGCCCTGGGAAATGCGTCCCTATTTCAACATGACCCTCCTGACCCAATATGAGGATGAGAGCACGGACGAAAACCTCCAGGATGTCAACGGGGCGAATATATCTGCCGGACTGATGGTCAGCAACGGCGACGGAATCTCCTGCCGCCTCAATGTTGCCTATGCGGGCACTCAGGATGTGGAGGACTGGGAATCAGGGGCCTCTCCGACCCCGGTGGTTGAGCTGGACGCAAGCACGGTGACCGACCTGACTGCTTCCTGGCGGTTTTATGAAGCTGAACGACTGGGTTCCTTCACCCTGCGGGGCGAGATCAACAACCTCCTTGATGAAGACTACGCCTATGTTAAAGGGTATCCCATGCCGGGACGCGGCTTCTTTGCTACCTTGCGCTGGGATTACTAA
- a CDS encoding MotA/TolQ/ExbB proton channel family protein — protein MMRVYQTLLNGGPVMWPLLLCSIAVGTVVIERAMFWIDLTRKRNRKLMDEVLSLAETGHWALIKEKTAGCEDHVIRLLVVGIVHRDYDMGKAMEAEGDRMFQRMSRFMPVLDTMITIAPLLGIFGTVLGIISSFKMLGSGSGIADPKLVTGGIAQALITTAAGLAISIIAVVPYNFFNTKISRAVHVMEKYGSSLEVVFKKLEKYQGDKGQEAPPPLVTKHNE, from the coding sequence ATGATGCGTGTCTACCAAACCCTGCTGAACGGCGGCCCGGTGATGTGGCCTCTGCTGCTTTGTTCCATCGCTGTCGGAACAGTGGTCATAGAACGGGCCATGTTCTGGATCGATCTTACAAGAAAACGGAACCGAAAGCTGATGGACGAGGTTCTTTCCCTTGCCGAGACCGGTCATTGGGCCTTGATCAAAGAGAAAACCGCAGGATGCGAAGATCATGTTATTCGCCTGCTTGTTGTGGGCATTGTTCATCGGGACTATGACATGGGCAAGGCTATGGAAGCCGAGGGAGACCGGATGTTTCAGCGTATGAGCCGCTTCATGCCGGTGCTGGATACGATGATCACCATTGCCCCGCTCCTGGGTATCTTCGGAACCGTGTTGGGCATTATCAGCTCATTCAAAATGTTGGGGAGCGGCAGCGGCATAGCTGACCCCAAGCTGGTCACCGGGGGGATTGCACAGGCCCTCATTACCACTGCTGCCGGTCTTGCTATCTCTATTATTGCGGTGGTCCCCTATAATTTCTTCAACACCAAGATAAGCAGAGCTGTCCATGTGATGGAAAAATATGGCAGCAGCCTGGAGGTCGTCTTTAAAAAGTTGGAAAAATATCAAGGCGACAAGGGCCAGGAAGCGCCCCCTCCCCTTGTAACAAAACATAATGAATAA
- a CDS encoding cytidylate kinase family protein, translating into MAIITISRGTYGGSKDVASQLAKDLDYPILSREKVLHEIARDYGIPETAINKTMNGAPPFWQQVPGKRLAYVKCITAAILAHAKDGNLVYHGVNGHLLLSHLPQVLRVRIIANMEYRVEALMKREPQSKEKAIARIQRVSKDRSRWTKLLFNVDWKDPSLYDLILNLDKVSTETACTAIASIAEQKEFMPSPENQKIFEDFRLSCRVWATLANNPATNCAAIQVQANDGEVIIDGTANSVKALELIPQIAGGVEGVSNVQCEIGVGTNWYW; encoded by the coding sequence ATGGCAATTATTACTATTAGTCGAGGTACCTATGGAGGAAGCAAAGACGTTGCCTCCCAACTTGCCAAGGACCTTGACTACCCTATTCTCAGCCGGGAAAAAGTGCTCCACGAAATAGCTAGGGACTACGGCATTCCAGAAACAGCTATAAATAAAACAATGAATGGAGCTCCACCATTCTGGCAGCAGGTTCCCGGCAAGCGCCTGGCATACGTAAAGTGTATAACGGCTGCTATCCTGGCACATGCGAAAGATGGAAATCTTGTTTACCATGGGGTCAATGGTCATCTGCTTCTCTCGCATCTTCCCCAGGTACTTCGGGTCAGGATAATTGCCAACATGGAGTACCGCGTAGAAGCTCTTATGAAAAGAGAACCGCAAAGCAAAGAAAAAGCCATTGCTCGTATCCAGCGGGTAAGCAAGGATCGAAGCCGGTGGACCAAGCTGCTCTTCAATGTTGACTGGAAGGACCCCAGTCTCTATGATTTGATTTTGAATTTGGATAAAGTTAGTACGGAGACTGCCTGTACAGCTATTGCCAGCATTGCGGAACAAAAGGAGTTTATGCCTTCCCCTGAAAACCAGAAAATTTTTGAGGACTTCAGGCTGAGTTGCAGAGTCTGGGCCACATTGGCCAATAATCCTGCGACCAACTGTGCTGCTATCCAGGTACAAGCAAATGACGGAGAGGTTATCATTGATGGTACTGCCAATTCAGTTAAAGCATTGGAGTTGATTCCTCAAATAGCAGGAGGCGTAGAAGGGGTAAGCAACGTCCAGTGTGAAATTGGCGTTGGAACGAATTGGTACTGGTAA
- a CDS encoding zinc ribbon domain-containing protein YjdM codes for MSELPPCPKCNSQYAYEDGAMLVCPECGHEWLANSEESTEKKEAAIKDANGASLSDGDAIVVIKDLKVKGTSSVVKVGTKVKNIRLVEGDHNIDCKIKGIGAMKLKSEFVKKA; via the coding sequence ATGAGTGAACTTCCACCTTGCCCCAAGTGCAACTCCCAATATGCGTATGAAGATGGCGCAATGTTGGTCTGCCCGGAATGCGGTCACGAATGGCTGGCCAACTCCGAAGAAAGTACAGAAAAAAAAGAGGCTGCAATAAAAGATGCCAACGGCGCATCTCTAAGCGATGGCGATGCGATTGTGGTGATAAAAGACCTCAAAGTTAAAGGCACATCCTCTGTCGTTAAAGTTGGAACCAAGGTTAAAAATATTCGCTTGGTAGAAGGCGACCACAACATCGATTGCAAAATTAAAGGTATAGGCGCGATGAAACTCAAGTCAGAATTCGTCAAAAAAGCGTGA